In one Melaminivora jejuensis genomic region, the following are encoded:
- a CDS encoding 3-deoxy-D-manno-octulosonic acid transferase: MQFLALKLYGLLIWLASPLLRAKLRRRARREPGYALQVDERFGHYETAVCTAAAAQAGPLVWLHAVSLGETRAAALLLAELRQQLPAMRLLLTHGTATGRAAGQALLQPGDLQVWLPWDTAGATRRFVRQLRPAIGVLMETEVWPNLAAACRAAGVPLVLANARLNAKSYAGARRLSWLARPAYAGLRAVWAQTEADAARLADVGAPVAAVLGNLKFDVQPSAAQHAQGRSWRARAGRPVILLASTREGEEALWLQVLQSNQAQTLAGQALTAIKNEVAKRGQTALPPVQWLLVPRHPQRFDEVEQLCRAAGLRVARRSQWTGDPAPADVWLGDSLGEMALYAGMAHAALLGGSFAPLGGQNLIELAASGCPVVMGPHTFNFAQAAELALAAGAAQRVPDMAAGVQAACALVADAALQQRRCADSLAFAAAHRGAARATAQAIADVLHAR, from the coding sequence ATGCAGTTCCTGGCGCTGAAGCTCTACGGCCTGCTGATCTGGCTGGCCAGCCCTTTGCTGCGCGCCAAGCTGCGCCGGCGTGCGCGCCGCGAGCCGGGCTATGCCCTCCAGGTGGACGAGCGCTTTGGCCACTACGAGACCGCAGTCTGCACGGCGGCGGCGGCCCAGGCCGGGCCGCTGGTCTGGCTGCACGCCGTCTCGCTGGGCGAGACGCGGGCCGCCGCGCTGCTGCTGGCCGAGCTGCGCCAGCAACTGCCCGCCATGCGGCTGCTGCTCACGCACGGCACGGCCACGGGCCGCGCTGCCGGGCAGGCGCTGCTGCAGCCGGGTGACCTGCAGGTCTGGCTGCCCTGGGATACGGCAGGCGCGACGCGCCGCTTCGTGCGGCAACTGCGTCCGGCCATAGGCGTGCTGATGGAAACCGAGGTCTGGCCGAATCTGGCTGCCGCCTGCCGCGCCGCCGGCGTGCCGCTGGTGCTGGCCAATGCGCGGCTGAACGCCAAGTCCTACGCCGGCGCGCGCCGCCTGTCCTGGCTGGCGCGCCCGGCCTATGCTGGCCTGCGCGCCGTCTGGGCGCAGACCGAGGCCGATGCCGCGCGCCTGGCCGATGTCGGTGCGCCGGTGGCCGCAGTGCTGGGCAATCTGAAATTCGACGTGCAGCCGAGCGCCGCACAGCACGCCCAGGGCCGCTCTTGGCGTGCGCGGGCTGGCCGGCCCGTGATCCTGCTGGCCAGCACGCGCGAGGGCGAGGAAGCCCTGTGGCTGCAGGTTTTGCAGTCAAATCAGGCTCAAACCCTTGCTGGGCAAGCGCTGACAGCTATTAAAAACGAAGTCGCAAAAAGGGGTCAAACAGCTCTGCCGCCCGTCCAATGGCTGCTGGTGCCGCGCCATCCGCAGCGTTTCGACGAAGTGGAGCAGCTGTGCCGGGCCGCCGGCCTGCGCGTGGCGCGGCGCAGCCAGTGGACGGGCGATCCCGCGCCTGCCGATGTCTGGCTGGGCGACAGCCTGGGCGAGATGGCGTTGTACGCCGGCATGGCGCACGCGGCGCTGCTGGGCGGCAGCTTTGCCCCGCTGGGCGGGCAGAACCTGATCGAGCTGGCGGCCAGCGGCTGCCCGGTCGTCATGGGGCCGCACACCTTCAATTTCGCCCAGGCCGCCGAGTTGGCGCTGGCCGCCGGGGCCGCGCAGCGCGTGCCGGACATGGCTGCGGGTGTCCAGGCAGCGTGCGCCCTGGTGGCCGATGCTGCGCTGCAGCAGCGGCGCTGCGCCGACAGCCTGGCCTTTGCCGCCGCCCACCGGGGCGCCGCCCGGGCCACGGCGCAGGCCATTGCCGATGTGCTGCACGCCCGGTAG
- a CDS encoding DUF3309 family protein, which translates to MSLSLLLLIVLILILIGVLPTWGYSRSWGYGPGGGVGLVVLILLVLLLMGRI; encoded by the coding sequence ATGTCGCTCTCCCTCCTCCTGCTCATCGTCCTGATCCTGATCCTGATCGGCGTGCTGCCGACCTGGGGCTACAGCCGCTCCTGGGGCTACGGCCCGGGTGGCGGCGTCGGCCTGGTGGTGCTCATCCTGCTGGTGCTGTTGCTCATGGGGCGGATCTGA
- a CDS encoding catalase, whose translation MPRLAGPPPRAATPPDTQLLRLGGPNFHEIPINAPIVQVHNNQRDGFHRQAIFRGRVAYEPNSLAGAVRSRPAGRALFRWQRATRRARARPRCAPSPKNSPSTTPRRDCSWTARRLPSRSTLPPPSASS comes from the coding sequence ATGCCAAGACTGGCGGGGCCGCCCCCGAGGGCCGCAACGCCACCAGACACGCAGCTGCTGCGCCTGGGCGGGCCGAATTTCCACGAAATCCCGATCAATGCGCCCATCGTGCAGGTACACAACAACCAGCGCGACGGCTTTCATCGCCAGGCCATCTTTCGCGGCCGCGTGGCCTACGAGCCCAATTCGCTGGCCGGGGCTGTCCGTTCCAGGCCGGCGGGCAGGGCTTTGTTTCGGTGGCAGCGCGCGACGAGGCGCGCCAGGGCACGGCCAAGGTGCGCGCCAAGCCCGAAAAATTCGCCGAGCACTACGCCCAGGCGCGATTGTTCCTGGACAGCCAGACGCCTGCCGAGCAGGAGCACATTGCCGCCGCCTTCCGCTTCGAGCTGA
- a CDS encoding catalase-related domain-containing protein: protein MRAKPEKFAEHYAQARLFLDSQTPAEQEHIAAAFRFELSKCTVPAVRERMVASLRNVSDGFAAKVAAGLGIDPLPAPLPLAVRNPPAPEVTRSSYLSLLARPGDGSIAGRKVAILVGPGVAGGFARRVQQTLLDGGAVGRFVGLHIGAVAAADGTALDADASMENAPGYLFDALVIPHGVQELARDAHLWEFVRDVYRHCKPLLAIGSACELVARILPEGAAAQADKALILEQRQEEESAQESAIERLVSCLGAPRDFSREGAAR from the coding sequence GTGCGCGCCAAGCCCGAAAAATTCGCCGAGCACTACGCCCAGGCGCGATTGTTCCTGGACAGCCAGACGCCTGCCGAGCAGGAGCACATTGCCGCCGCCTTCCGCTTCGAGCTGAGCAAATGCACCGTGCCGGCAGTGCGCGAGCGCATGGTGGCGTCGCTGCGCAATGTGTCGGACGGGTTTGCCGCCAAGGTGGCTGCCGGCCTGGGCATCGACCCGCTGCCGGCGCCCCTGCCCCTGGCGGTGCGCAATCCACCCGCGCCGGAGGTCACCCGCTCCAGCTACCTGTCGCTGCTGGCGCGCCCTGGCGACGGCTCCATCGCCGGGCGCAAGGTGGCGATTCTGGTCGGCCCGGGCGTGGCGGGCGGCTTTGCCCGCAGGGTGCAGCAAACGCTGCTGGACGGCGGCGCTGTTGGCCGTTTCGTCGGCCTGCACATCGGTGCCGTGGCGGCGGCGGACGGCACTGCCCTCGACGCTGATGCCTCGATGGAAAACGCGCCCGGCTATCTGTTCGACGCCCTGGTCATCCCGCACGGCGTGCAGGAGCTGGCGCGCGACGCCCACCTGTGGGAATTCGTGCGCGATGTCTATCGGCACTGCAAGCCCCTGCTGGCCATCGGCAGCGCGTGCGAACTGGTGGCGCGGATCCTGCCCGAAGGCGCCGCTGCACAGGCCGACAAGGCGCTGATTCTGGAACAGCGGCAGGAAGAAGAATCCGCCCAGGAGTCGGCCATCGAGCGGCTGGTCTCGTGCCTGGGCGCGCCGCGCGACTTTTCCCGCGAGGGGGCGGCGAGATGA
- the mdtD gene encoding multidrug transporter subunit MdtD codes for MKLSLSLPTGERQALLWLVALGFFMQTLDATIVNTALPAMARDLGESPLQMHSVIVAYSLAMAVLIPASGWLADRFGTRRVFMSAIALFVTGSVLCALSPTLPLLVGARVVQGLGGALLLPVGRLAVLRAFPRDEFIRAMSFVVIPGLIGPLIGPTLGGWLVEFASWHWIFWVNVPVGLAGLAAARRFMPAGDAQPPRGFDLLGYGLLAFGMAAVSLGVEAMAGGGLSRASALVLLVFGIASLASYGLHALRSRNPLFTPALFGVRTLRVGLLGNFFSRLGSSAMPFMIPLVLQVSLGYSPMHAGMMMLPTVLGSMAVKALVTRLVQRFGYREVLVANTAVLALLVGSFALMAPGAPLALMVLQLALFGAANSTQFSAMNTVTLMDLEPGHASSGNSLLSMVQMLAMGMGVALAGAVLGSLQASAAAQGAAGTLHAFRVTFICMGLLTLAATALFFQLPPRGIHRAQAQARQDKEQGSLP; via the coding sequence ATGAAGCTCTCCCTCTCCCTTCCGACCGGCGAACGCCAGGCCCTGCTGTGGCTGGTGGCGCTGGGCTTTTTCATGCAGACGCTGGACGCGACCATCGTCAACACGGCGCTGCCGGCCATGGCGCGCGACCTGGGCGAAAGCCCGCTGCAGATGCACTCGGTCATCGTCGCCTATTCGCTGGCCATGGCGGTGCTGATCCCGGCCTCGGGCTGGCTGGCCGACCGCTTCGGCACGCGCCGGGTCTTCATGTCGGCGATTGCGCTGTTCGTCACCGGCTCGGTGCTGTGCGCGCTCTCGCCCACGCTGCCGCTGCTGGTGGGCGCGCGCGTGGTGCAGGGCCTGGGCGGCGCGCTGCTGCTGCCCGTGGGCCGGCTGGCGGTGCTGCGCGCCTTTCCGCGCGACGAGTTCATCCGCGCCATGAGCTTTGTCGTCATCCCCGGACTGATCGGCCCCTTGATCGGCCCGACGCTGGGCGGCTGGCTGGTCGAGTTCGCCTCCTGGCACTGGATCTTCTGGGTCAACGTGCCGGTCGGCCTGGCGGGCCTGGCAGCGGCGCGGCGCTTCATGCCGGCGGGCGACGCGCAGCCGCCGCGCGGCTTCGATCTGCTGGGCTACGGTCTGCTGGCCTTTGGCATGGCGGCGGTATCGCTGGGCGTGGAGGCCATGGCCGGCGGCGGGCTGAGCCGGGCCTCGGCGCTGGTGCTGTTGGTCTTTGGCATCGCCAGCCTGGCCAGCTACGGCCTGCACGCGCTGCGCAGCCGCAATCCGCTGTTCACCCCGGCGCTGTTTGGCGTGCGTACGCTGCGCGTCGGGTTGCTGGGCAATTTCTTCTCGCGCCTGGGCAGCTCGGCCATGCCTTTCATGATTCCGCTGGTGCTGCAGGTCAGCCTGGGCTACTCGCCCATGCACGCCGGCATGATGATGCTGCCCACGGTGCTGGGCAGCATGGCGGTCAAGGCGCTGGTGACGCGGCTGGTGCAGCGCTTTGGCTACCGCGAGGTGCTGGTGGCCAACACCGCCGTGCTGGCGCTGCTGGTCGGCAGCTTCGCCCTGATGGCGCCGGGCGCGCCGCTGGCGCTGATGGTGCTGCAGCTGGCGCTGTTCGGCGCGGCTAACTCGACGCAGTTCTCCGCCATGAATACGGTGACGCTGATGGATCTGGAGCCGGGCCACGCCAGCAGCGGCAACAGCCTGCTGTCCATGGTGCAGATGCTGGCCATGGGCATGGGGGTGGCGCTGGCCGGGGCCGTGCTGGGCAGTCTGCAGGCCAGTGCGGCAGCGCAGGGCGCAGCGGGCACGCTGCACGCCTTTCGCGTCACCTTCATCTGCATGGGGCTGCTGACGCTGGCGGCCACGGCATTGTTTTTCCAATTGCCGCCGCGTGGCATACACCGGGCGCAGGCCCAGGCTCGGCAGGACAAGGAGCAGGGCTCGCTGCCCTGA
- a CDS encoding AEC family transporter: protein MLSSVLAPLVPVVLCIAVGFAIARFGWVRSSAIPDLSNIVFLVLTPALLFRTMAGTRVQELDFAPVALYFASALLVFGATLLLQGWSSTGAARALAHTFGNTVMIGVPFVGLVYGESGLVALFTLISMHSLVLLTAATLVFELVQARARQGQPGAVAASRWQTLGRVVKNSILHPVPLPILAGLLFAQTGLALPQVLDQALALLGRAVGPTALLLVGISLACTRVGQHWRAALRIAGVKLLALPLLLGALAWALGLSGLAIAVMLTTAALPVGANVLLFTQRYGAMQDEVSSAIAISTALALLTLPLMLMLARLFEA from the coding sequence TTGCTGTCCTCCGTTCTTGCGCCTTTGGTACCCGTCGTCCTGTGCATCGCCGTCGGCTTTGCCATTGCCCGTTTCGGCTGGGTGCGCAGCAGCGCCATCCCTGACCTGTCCAACATCGTCTTTTTGGTGCTGACGCCGGCGCTGCTGTTTCGCACCATGGCGGGTACGCGCGTGCAGGAGCTGGATTTCGCGCCTGTGGCGCTGTACTTTGCCAGCGCCCTGCTGGTCTTTGGCGCGACGCTGCTGTTGCAGGGCTGGAGCAGCACTGGCGCGGCGCGGGCGCTGGCACATACCTTCGGCAACACGGTCATGATCGGCGTGCCCTTCGTCGGCCTGGTCTATGGCGAGTCGGGGCTGGTGGCGCTGTTCACGCTGATTTCCATGCATTCGCTGGTGCTGCTGACGGCGGCGACGTTGGTGTTCGAGCTGGTGCAGGCGCGGGCGCGCCAGGGCCAGCCGGGCGCTGTCGCTGCCTCCCGCTGGCAGACCCTGGGGCGGGTGGTGAAGAACAGCATCCTGCACCCGGTGCCCCTGCCCATCCTGGCCGGGCTGCTTTTTGCCCAGACCGGGCTGGCACTGCCGCAGGTGCTGGATCAGGCGCTGGCGCTGCTGGGGCGCGCCGTCGGCCCGACGGCCCTGCTGCTGGTGGGCATCAGCCTGGCCTGCACCCGCGTCGGCCAGCACTGGCGTGCGGCGCTGCGTATCGCTGGGGTCAAGCTGCTGGCCCTGCCGCTACTGCTGGGCGCGCTGGCCTGGGCGCTGGGCCTGTCCGGCCTGGCGATTGCCGTCATGCTGACCACGGCGGCGCTGCCGGTAGGGGCCAATGTGCTGCTGTTCACCCAGCGCTACGGGGCCATGCAGGACGAGGTGTCCTCGGCCATCGCCATCTCGACGGCGCTGGCGCTGCTCACGCTGCCGCTGATGCTGATGCTGGCGCGGCTTTTCGAGGCATGA
- the pdxH gene encoding pyridoxamine 5'-phosphate oxidase, with translation MAAMSTERPALSTTIADLRKSYERAELSEDASLADPLAQFDQWLQQAIAAQVPEPNAMTLATVGADQRPSTRIVLIKGYDARGIVWYTNYDSRKGRELAANPFAALQFHWIELERVVRIEGAVEKVDVAESDAYFHSRPLDSRIGAWASPQSQVIAGRSVLVANAARYGAQFLLQPPRPPHWGGYRLVPQQWEFWQGRKSRLHDRLRYRLDGGQWRRERLAP, from the coding sequence ATGGCAGCCATGAGCACCGAACGCCCCGCCCTGTCCACCACCATCGCCGACCTGCGCAAGAGCTACGAGCGCGCCGAGCTAAGCGAGGACGCCTCGCTGGCCGATCCGCTGGCCCAGTTCGACCAGTGGCTGCAGCAGGCCATTGCCGCCCAGGTGCCCGAGCCCAACGCCATGACGCTGGCCACCGTGGGCGCCGACCAGCGCCCGAGCACGCGCATCGTGCTCATCAAGGGCTACGACGCGCGCGGCATCGTCTGGTACACCAACTACGACAGCCGCAAGGGCCGCGAGCTGGCCGCCAACCCCTTTGCCGCGCTGCAGTTCCACTGGATCGAGCTGGAGCGCGTGGTGCGCATTGAGGGTGCGGTGGAAAAAGTGGACGTCGCCGAGAGCGACGCCTACTTCCACAGCCGCCCGCTGGACTCGCGCATCGGCGCCTGGGCCAGCCCGCAAAGCCAGGTCATCGCCGGGCGCAGCGTGCTGGTGGCCAATGCGGCCCGCTACGGCGCGCAATTCCTGCTGCAGCCGCCGCGCCCACCGCACTGGGGCGGCTATCGGCTGGTGCCGCAGCAGTGGGAGTTCTGGCAGGGCCGCAAGAGCCGACTGCACGACCGGCTGCGCTACCGGCTGGATGGCGGCCAATGGCGGCGCGAACGCCTGGCGCCCTGA
- a CDS encoding gamma-glutamylcyclotransferase, which yields MLPSAHAATRDPAPMLQRTLREWGGQQDLWLFGYGSLIWRPEFPYVERRPATVHGWHRALKMWSRVNRGTPECPGLVFAMLPGGSCRGMAYRIARDEVAAMFPALWQREMVLGVYDPRWLTCRTEAGPVHALAFTLSRRSPNHTGVLPDEHYRQIFAQAQGIYGSTRDYAEATHAELQRLGIHDRALARLLSLVGGGGER from the coding sequence ATGCTGCCCTCCGCCCACGCCGCCACGCGCGACCCCGCCCCCATGTTGCAGCGCACCCTGCGCGAGTGGGGCGGGCAGCAGGACTTGTGGCTCTTCGGCTACGGCTCGCTGATCTGGCGGCCTGAATTCCCGTATGTCGAGCGCCGCCCGGCCACGGTGCATGGCTGGCACCGGGCGCTGAAGATGTGGAGCCGCGTCAACCGGGGCACGCCCGAATGTCCGGGCCTGGTCTTTGCCATGCTGCCCGGCGGCAGTTGCCGGGGCATGGCCTACCGCATTGCGCGCGACGAGGTGGCGGCCATGTTCCCGGCCCTGTGGCAGCGCGAGATGGTGCTGGGCGTCTATGACCCGCGCTGGCTGACCTGCCGCACCGAGGCCGGGCCGGTGCACGCCCTGGCCTTCACGCTGTCGCGGCGCAGCCCCAACCACACCGGCGTGCTGCCCGACGAGCACTACCGGCAGATCTTCGCGCAGGCGCAGGGCATCTACGGCAGCACGCGCGACTACGCCGAGGCCACCCACGCCGAACTGCAGCGCCTGGGCATCCACGACCGGGCGCTGGCGCGGCTGCTGAGCCTGGTCGGGGGCGGCGGCGAGCGCTGA
- a CDS encoding OmpA family protein, with the protein MSFNASDDDSQQRFALGFLFALITLIIATVLGVVVFKRGIQRAPVAAPAAVAVAEPAPVAAAAPGVVVTEEAAVVVEGGVVKFYFASGKVDLAPGAAEALQDVARGVNEGGRSAAISGYHDATGDAALNAELAKQRAVAVREALLALGVAEDKVELKKPEVTQADGNNAQARRVEVLLLP; encoded by the coding sequence ATGTCCTTCAATGCCTCCGACGACGACAGCCAGCAGCGCTTCGCCCTCGGCTTTCTCTTTGCCCTGATCACGCTGATCATCGCCACCGTGCTGGGCGTGGTGGTCTTCAAGCGCGGCATCCAGCGTGCGCCGGTGGCAGCTCCGGCAGCCGTGGCAGTGGCCGAGCCGGCACCCGTGGCTGCCGCAGCGCCCGGTGTGGTCGTGACCGAGGAGGCTGCCGTGGTGGTCGAGGGCGGCGTGGTCAAGTTCTACTTCGCCAGCGGCAAGGTCGATCTGGCGCCCGGCGCTGCCGAGGCCCTGCAGGACGTGGCGCGCGGCGTGAACGAGGGTGGCCGAAGCGCTGCCATCTCCGGCTACCACGACGCCACGGGCGACGCTGCCCTGAACGCCGAGCTGGCCAAGCAGCGCGCCGTGGCCGTGCGCGAGGCGCTGCTGGCGCTGGGTGTGGCCGAGGACAAGGTGGAGCTGAAGAAGCCCGAAGTCACCCAGGCCGACGGCAACAACGCCCAGGCGCGCCGCGTGGAAGTGCTGCTGCTGCCCTGA
- the edd gene encoding phosphogluconate dehydratase: MPRNAIDTVHRVTERIRERSAPTRGAYLERTAAWGRREHSMDRLGCANIAHAVAGIPNNDKLRIVVERGPHIGIVTAYNDMLSAHAPLQSYPDLIKDEAHRQGATAQVAGGVPAMCDGVTQGTPAMDLSLFSRDTIAMATAVSLSHDVFDGALLLGVCDKIVPGLLIGALHFGHLPTVFVPAGPMPSGLSNSEKAHVREQAAQGLVGRDELLRAEMAAYHAPGTCTFYGTANSNQTLLEAMGLHVPGTAFVNPGEPLRRELTREAVRTVLGRSSGPGGPGGWRCPPISQVVDERAIVNAMVALLATGGSTNHLIHWVAVARSAGMAIDWQDFSDLSAVVPLLARVYPNGSADVNQFQAAGGPGYVIRELLDAGLMHEDVLTVRAGGIREYTRLPQGDAAQRLHWTDIGASADDHVLRPVAQPFSATGGLKVLSGNLGRSVIKVSAVPEDRHVIEAPARVFDSQAALLAAFHAGELDGDAVCVVRWQGPRANGMPELHKLTPPLAVLQGKGHRVALVTDGRMSGASGKVPAAIHVVPEALAGGPIARVRDGDLIRLDSVAGTLDVLVDADTWAAREVAQLPAQQAQDSSHGLGRELFAGFRRNALGAEEGACTWL; the protein is encoded by the coding sequence ATGCCGCGCAACGCCATCGATACCGTCCACCGCGTCACCGAACGCATCCGCGAGCGCAGCGCGCCCACGCGCGGCGCCTACCTGGAGCGCACTGCCGCCTGGGGCCGGCGTGAGCACAGCATGGATCGCCTGGGCTGCGCCAACATCGCGCACGCCGTGGCCGGCATCCCGAACAACGACAAGCTGCGCATCGTGGTCGAGCGTGGGCCGCACATCGGCATCGTCACGGCCTACAACGACATGCTGTCGGCGCACGCGCCGCTGCAGTCCTACCCCGACCTGATCAAGGACGAGGCGCATCGCCAGGGCGCGACGGCGCAGGTCGCCGGCGGCGTGCCGGCCATGTGCGATGGCGTCACCCAGGGCACGCCGGCGATGGATTTGTCGCTGTTCTCGCGCGACACCATCGCCATGGCGACTGCCGTGTCGCTCAGCCACGATGTCTTCGACGGCGCGCTGCTGCTGGGCGTGTGCGACAAGATCGTGCCCGGCCTGCTGATCGGCGCGCTGCACTTCGGCCATCTGCCCACGGTCTTCGTGCCTGCCGGGCCCATGCCCTCGGGCCTGTCCAACAGCGAGAAGGCCCATGTGCGTGAGCAGGCTGCCCAGGGCCTGGTGGGACGCGACGAGCTGCTGCGCGCCGAGATGGCGGCCTACCACGCGCCGGGCACCTGCACCTTCTACGGCACGGCCAACAGCAACCAGACCCTGCTCGAAGCCATGGGCCTGCACGTGCCGGGCACGGCCTTCGTCAATCCGGGCGAGCCGCTGCGCCGCGAGCTGACGCGCGAGGCCGTGCGCACCGTGCTGGGCCGATCTAGTGGGCCGGGCGGGCCGGGCGGCTGGCGCTGCCCGCCCATCAGCCAGGTGGTGGACGAGCGCGCCATCGTCAACGCCATGGTGGCGCTGCTGGCCACGGGCGGCTCGACCAACCACCTGATCCACTGGGTGGCGGTGGCGCGCTCGGCGGGCATGGCCATCGATTGGCAGGATTTCTCCGACCTGTCGGCCGTCGTGCCGCTGCTGGCGCGGGTCTATCCCAATGGCAGCGCCGATGTGAATCAGTTCCAGGCAGCGGGCGGGCCGGGCTATGTCATCCGCGAACTGCTGGACGCCGGCCTGATGCACGAGGACGTGCTCACCGTGCGCGCGGGCGGCATCCGCGAATACACCCGGCTGCCGCAGGGCGATGCAGCGCAGCGCCTGCACTGGACGGACATTGGCGCCAGCGCCGACGACCATGTGCTGCGCCCGGTGGCCCAGCCTTTCAGCGCCACCGGCGGACTCAAGGTGCTGAGCGGCAACCTGGGGCGCAGCGTCATCAAGGTCTCTGCCGTGCCCGAGGATCGTCACGTCATCGAGGCGCCGGCGCGGGTGTTCGACTCGCAGGCGGCGCTGCTGGCGGCGTTCCACGCCGGTGAGCTCGATGGCGACGCGGTCTGCGTGGTGCGCTGGCAGGGGCCGCGCGCCAACGGTATGCCCGAGCTGCACAAGCTGACGCCGCCGCTGGCCGTGCTGCAGGGCAAGGGCCATCGGGTGGCACTGGTGACCGACGGGCGCATGAGCGGCGCCTCGGGCAAGGTGCCGGCGGCCATCCATGTCGTGCCCGAGGCGCTGGCCGGCGGGCCGATCGCCCGGGTGCGCGACGGCGACCTGATCCGCCTGGACAGCGTGGCCGGCACGCTGGATGTGCTGGTCGATGCGGACACCTGGGCCGCACGCGAGGTGGCGCAACTGCCCGCGCAGCAGGCCCAGGACAGCTCCCACGGCCTGGGCCGGGAGCTGTTTGCCGGCTTTCGGCGCAACGCCCTGGGCGCCGAGGAAGGGGCTTGCACATGGCTGTGA
- a CDS encoding tyrosine-type recombinase/integrase — MNAAPGRSINSLPSPSGLPATQGQPASPHLSGAHGRNRGRGLAQVAAHDDRTAVLAWLARYQDSPATLASYRKEAERLLLWCVHQHGKALSDLAHEDFLLYERFLADPQPAERWVMQVAQKAPRASPHWRPFAGPLDRASQRQAMTILNNLFNWLVQAGYLAGNPLALRRRKAAAGSRQVSRFLPQEHWAQVRATIEALPADTPRQALHAARYRWLFSLLYLAGLRISEVCGNRMGDFHARQGTDGQLRWWLSVQGKGSKTRTLPATDELVQELARYRRAHALPDLPREGEERPLLLPVIGASATLEGARPLSRSAIHTLVKDIVRQTAARLRACGPQHEGAACHIEQASAHWLRHTAGTHQSDGMDLKMVRDNLGHANIATTSIYLHTEDDARHDATSQAHRLGWGQP, encoded by the coding sequence ATGAACGCTGCCCCCGGACGATCCATCAACTCCTTACCCTCCCCGAGCGGCCTGCCCGCAACCCAGGGACAGCCGGCCTCCCCCCACCTGTCGGGCGCTCACGGGCGCAATCGGGGCCGGGGTCTGGCACAGGTGGCGGCGCATGACGACCGCACGGCGGTGTTGGCCTGGCTGGCGCGCTACCAGGATTCGCCGGCCACGCTGGCCAGCTACCGCAAGGAGGCCGAGCGCCTGCTGCTGTGGTGCGTACACCAGCACGGCAAGGCGCTGTCCGATCTGGCGCACGAGGATTTCCTGCTCTACGAGCGCTTCCTGGCCGACCCGCAGCCCGCCGAGCGCTGGGTCATGCAGGTGGCGCAGAAGGCGCCGCGCGCCTCGCCGCACTGGCGCCCCTTCGCCGGCCCGCTGGATCGCGCCAGCCAGCGCCAGGCCATGACCATCCTGAACAATCTGTTCAACTGGCTGGTGCAGGCCGGCTACCTGGCCGGCAACCCCCTGGCCCTGCGCCGGCGCAAGGCGGCAGCCGGCAGCCGGCAGGTCAGCCGCTTCCTGCCACAGGAGCACTGGGCGCAGGTACGCGCCACCATCGAGGCCCTGCCCGCCGACACTCCACGCCAGGCCCTGCACGCGGCGCGCTACCGCTGGCTGTTCTCACTGCTGTATCTGGCCGGGCTGCGCATTTCCGAAGTCTGTGGCAACCGGATGGGCGACTTCCACGCACGCCAGGGCACGGACGGCCAGTTGCGCTGGTGGCTGTCCGTCCAGGGCAAGGGCAGCAAGACGCGCACCCTGCCTGCCACCGATGAGCTGGTGCAGGAGCTGGCGCGCTACCGCCGGGCGCACGCCTTGCCCGATCTGCCCCGGGAGGGCGAGGAGCGCCCCTTGCTGCTGCCGGTGATCGGCGCCTCAGCGACGCTGGAAGGCGCCCGCCCTCTGAGCCGCAGCGCCATCCATACCCTGGTCAAGGACATCGTGCGCCAGACGGCTGCGCGCCTGCGCGCCTGCGGCCCGCAGCACGAGGGCGCGGCCTGCCACATCGAGCAGGCCTCGGCACACTGGCTGCGCCACACCGCCGGCACGCACCAAAGCGATGGCATGGATCTGAAGATGGTGCGCGACAACCTGGGCCACGCCAACATCGCCACCACCAGCATCTACCTGCACACCGAGGACGATGCCCGCCACGATGCCACGTCGCAGGCCCACCGCCTGGGCTGGGGGCAGCCCTGA